Within the Acidobacteriota bacterium genome, the region AACACCGAGACGGAGCGCCTGGCGACCCGCTTGGCAAAGCTGACTGGCGAAAGCAAGACCGCGGCGGTCACCAAGGCCCTGCGCGACCGGCTGGCCAAGGTCACCCGCGACCGGCACGGCCGCCGGCTCGCCGACGAACTGGACGAGATCGCCACGCAGTGTGCGCGCCGGCGAGTGCGCGACTCCCGAACGGCCGACGAGATTCTGGGATACGACGACTCGGGGCTGCCTGGCTGATGGTGATCGATACCTC harbors:
- a CDS encoding type II toxin-antitoxin system VapB family antitoxin; translated protein: MALNIRNTETERLATRLAKLTGESKTAAVTKALRDRLAKVTRDRHGRRLADELDEIATQCARRRVRDSRTADEILGYDDSGLPG